A region of Numenius arquata chromosome 25, bNumArq3.hap1.1, whole genome shotgun sequence DNA encodes the following proteins:
- the UPF1 gene encoding regulator of nonsense transcripts 1: MSVEAYGPSSQTLTFLDTEEAELLGADTQGSEFEFTDFTLPSQTQTPPGPGQAGPGQGQGPPGAGQGPPGPIEAQVNGPDGILQNGAVDDNVAKTSQLLAELNFEEDEEDTYYTKDLPVHACSYCGIHDPACVVYCNTSKKWFCNGRGNTSGSHIVNHLVRAKCKEVTLHKDGPLGETVLECYNCGCRNVFLLGFIPAKADSVVVLLCRQPCASQSSLKDINWDSSQWQPLIQDRCFLSWLVKIPSEQEQLRARQITAQQINKLEELWKENPSATLEDLEKPGVDEEPQHVLLRYEDAYQYQNIFGPLVKLEADYDKKLKESQTQDNITVRWDLGLNKKRIAYFTLPKTDSDMRLMQGDEICLRYKGDLAPLWKGIGHVIKVPDNYGDEIAIELRSSVGAPVEVTHNFQVDFVWKSTSFDRMQSALKTFAVDETSVSGYIYHKLLGHEVEDVIIKCQLPKRFTAQGLPDLNHSQVYAVKTVLQRPLSLIQGPPGTGKTVTSATIVYHLARQGNGPVLVCAPSNIAVDQLTEKIHQTGLKVVRLCAKSREAIDSPVSFLALHNQIRNMDSMPELQKLQQLKDETGELSSADEKRYRALKRTAERELLMNADVICCTCVGAGDPRLAKMQFRSILIDESTQATEPECMVPVVLGAKQLILVGDHCQLGPVVMCKKAAKAGLSQSLFERLVVLGIRPIRLQVQYRMHPALSAFPSNIFYEGSLQNGVTAADRVKKGFDFQWPQPDKPMFFYVTQGQEEIASSGTSYLNRTEAANVEKITTKLLKAGAKPDQIGIITPYEGQRSYLVQYMQFSGSLHTKLYQEVEIASVDAFQGREKDFIILSCVRANEHQGIGFLNDPRRLNVALTRARYGVIIVGNPKALSKQPLWNHLLNYYKEQKVLVEGPLNNLRESLMQFSKPRKLVNTINPGARFMTTAMYDAREAIIPGSVYDRSSQGRPSNMYFQTHDQIGMISAGPSHVTAMNIPIPFNLVMPPMPPPGYFGQANGPAAGRGAPKGKTGRGGRQKNRFGIPGTSQSNLPNSQASQDVVSQPFSQGPLTQGYISMSQPSQMSQPGLSQPELSQDSYLGDEFKSQIDVALSQDSTYQGERAYQHGGVTGLSQY; the protein is encoded by the exons atgagCGTGGAGGCGTACGGCCCCAGCTCGCAGACCCTCACCTTCCTGGACACCGAGGAGGCCGAGCTGCTCGGCGCCGACACGCAGGGCTCCGAGTTCGAGTTCACCGACTTCACTCTccccagccagacccaaaccCCGCCCGGGCCCGGGCAGGCGGGGCCGGGACAGGGCCAAGGGCCTCCCGGAGCGGGGCAAGGACCGCCGGGACCGATCGAAGCGCAG GTTAATGGACCTGATGGCATTCTGCAGAACGGAGCTGTGGATGATAACGTGGCTAAAACCAGCCAGCTTCTGGCAGAGCTGAAttttgaagaagatgaagaagataccTATTACACAAAGGATCTTCCTGTGCATGCTTGCAG tTACTGTGGCATCCATGACCCCGCTTGTGTGGTTTACTGTAACACCAGCAAAAAGTGGTTCTGTAACGGGCGTGGAAATACATCTGGCAG ccacattGTTAATCATCTTGTGAGAGCGAAGTGCAAAGAGGTGACTCTCCATAAAGATGGACCTCTAGGAGAGACTGTCTTGGAATGTTATAACTGTGGATGTCGTAATGTGTTTCTCCTTGGCTTTATTCCAGCTAAGGCAGACTCCGTGGTCGTTCTGCTGTGCAG GCAGCCATGTGCCAGTCAGAGCAGTTTAAAGGATATTAATTGGGACAGTTCACAATGGCAGCCTCTTATCCAAGATCGCTGTTTCCTTTCGTGGCTGGTAAAGATTCCATCTGAGCAGGAACAGTTGAGAGCACGTCAGATTACAGCTCAACAGATCAACAAACTGGAAGAACTCTGGAAG GAAAATCCGTCTGCAACTCTTGAGGATTTAGAAAAGCCTGGTGTTGATGAAGAACCGCAGCATGTCCTGCTGAGATATGAAGATGCTTATCAATACCAGAATATATTTGGCCCTCTGGTCAAGCTTGAGGCAGACTACGACAAGAAACTCAAGGAGTCTCAG ACCCAAGACAACATCACAGTCAGATGGGACCTGGGCTTGAACAAGAAAAGAATTGCTTATTTCACTTTGCCAAAGACCGATTCAG ATATGCGTCTTATGCAAGGAGATGAGATCTGCTTGAGGTACAAAGGAGACCTGGCCCCTTTATGGAAAGGAATTGGTCATGTTATCAAAGTTCCTGATA ATTATGGTGATGAGATAGCCATCGAGCTGAGGAGCAGCGTTGGAGCGCCTGTGGAAGTTACTCATAACTTCCAAGTGGATTTTGTGTGGAAGTCTACTTCATTTGACAG GATGCAGAGTGCTTTAAAAACATTCGCTGTGGATGAGACTTCGGTGTCTGGGTACATCTATCACAAACTGTTAGGTCATGAGGTAGAAGATGTAATTATTAAATGCCAGTTGCCAAAGCGCTTTACAGCGCAAGGACTTCCTGATCTCAACCATTCTCAG GTTTATGCTGTGAAGACTGTCCTGCAGCGTCCTCTGAGCCTTATCCAGGGTCCCCCTGGTACCGGAAAAACAGTGACATCAGCCACAATCGTCTATCATCTGGCCAGACAGGGCAACGG GCCTGTGTTAGTCTGTGCTCCCAGTAATATAGCTGTAGATCAGTTGACTGAGAAGATCCATCAAACTGGACTGAAAGTGGTTCGTCTGTGCGCTAAAAGTCGTGAAGCAATTGACTCTCCTGTGTCCTTCTTGGCATTGCACAACCAGATCAGAAACATGGATAG catgcCAGAGCTTCAGAAACTGCAGCAGCTTAAAGATGAAACTGGAGAACTGTCATCTGCCGATGAGAAACGTTACCGTGCACTGAAACGCACAGCAGAGCGGGAATTGCTTATG AACGCAGATGTGATCTGCTGCACCTGTGTGGGAGCTGGTGATCCAAGACTTGCAAAAATGCAGTTCCGTTCCATTCTGATCGATGAAAGCACACAGGCTACTGAGCCAGAGTGCATGGTGCCGGTTGTGCTGGGAGCAAAACAG CTTATTCTTGTGGGTGACCACTGCCAGCTGGGGCCTGTTGTGATGTGTAAAAAGGCTGCCAAGGCTGGTCTGTCTCAGTCCCTCTTCGagaggctggtggtgctgggcatCCGTCCCATCCGCCTGCAGGTGCAGTATCGCATGCACCCCGCACTCAGCGCCTTCCCATCCAACATCTTCTACGAGGGGTCGCTCCAGAACGGCGTCACCGCAG CGGATCGTGTGAAAAAAGGGTTTGATTTCCAGTGGCCGCAGCCAGATAAGCCGATGTTTTTCTACGTTACACAAGGACAGGAGGAAATTGCCAGCTCAGGCACTTCTTACTTGAACAG GACGGAAGCGGCCAATGTGGAGAAGATAACGACAAAGCTATTGAAAGCTGGTGCCAAACCGGATCAGATCGGCATTATTACTCCTTATGAAGGTCAACGATCCTATCTGGTCCAGTACATGCAATTCAGCGGTTCCCTGCATACAAAGCTCTACCAG GAAGTGGAAATTGCAAGTGTGGATGCCTTCCAGGGACGGGAGAAGGACTTTATTATCCTTTCTTGTGTGAGGGCCAACGAACACCAAGGAATAGGGTTTCTGAATGACCCCAGGCGTCTTAATGTAGCTCTTACAAGAGCAAG GTACGGAGTAATTATTGTTGGGAACCCGAAAGCGCTGTCTAAACAACCGCTTTGGAATCACCTCCTGAATTACTACAAGGAGCAGAAGGTTCTGGTGGAGGGACCACTGAATAACCTCCGGGAAAGCCTTATGCAGTTCAGCAAACCCCGCAAACTTGTCAATACCATCAACCCG GGTGCCCGTTTCATGACTACTGCCATGTACGATGCGCGTGAGGCTATTATTCCAGGATCTGTCTACGACCGGAGCAGTCAAG GGCGCCCGTCCAACATGTACTTCCAGACCCACGACCAGATCGGGATGATCAGTGCCGGCCCCAGCCACGTCACCGCCATGAACATTCCTATCCCTTTCAACCTCGTGATGCCACCGATGCCACCACCGGGATACTTTGGCCAGGCTAACGGACCAGCCGCAG GACGTGGGGCGCCCAAAGGCAAGACTGGTCGTGGTGGGCGCCAGAAAAACCGTTTTGGGATTCCTGGAACTAGTCAGTCGAACCTTCCGAACAGCCAAGCGAGCCAAGACGTGGTgtcccagcccttctcccaggGCCCACTGACCCAGGGGTATATCTCCATGAGTCAGCCGTCGCAGATGAGTCAGCCTGGGCTCTCCCAGCCAGAACTATCCCAG GACAGTTACCTTGGTGATGAGTTTAAATCTCAGATTGACGTGGCGCTGTCACAGGACTCTACTTACCAGGGTGAACGTGCATATCAACATGGTGGAGTGACGGGACTGTCACAGTATTAG